A window of Alphaproteobacteria bacterium contains these coding sequences:
- a CDS encoding ABC transporter ATP-binding protein has protein sequence MVMSPFKKITFQKQKHYFKEFWALKNVSFDVGKGEVVGIIGKNGSGKSTLLQVICGILNPNGGSCAIKGSVAALLELGSGFNPEFTGMENIYLYGQILGLSKERINTILPDILNFADIGEFVYQPVKTYSSGMMVRLAFAVSVSREPDIFIIDEALSVGDAAFSRKCFARIEEIRAKGTTILFVSHGDSVVVELCDRAIVLDKGELIYDGLPKTSVAHYTKLLFAPEAKRPEIRQAVIEEWKNTSPNVVDAKPVEEKKKELDILRPFFVEGLVSQSRLEYESLGALIEDAHIRTLDGKRVNVLVPSESYQYCYKVSFQKRATNVRFGMLIKTISGYALGGGVYPNNFDFIDIVEENDEYFVVHDFRCLLNQGIYFFNAGVEGTILGENSTVYLHRIIDAIMFKVQPQKGRFVTAIVDFDIKPIAKKVGVS, from the coding sequence ATGGTTATGTCCCCATTTAAGAAAATAACATTTCAAAAACAAAAACACTATTTTAAAGAATTTTGGGCTTTAAAGAATGTTTCATTTGATGTCGGCAAAGGTGAAGTTGTTGGCATTATTGGCAAAAATGGATCAGGGAAATCAACGCTTTTACAAGTTATTTGCGGCATTCTGAATCCCAATGGTGGATCTTGTGCAATAAAAGGAAGTGTTGCGGCCTTATTAGAATTAGGGAGTGGTTTTAACCCTGAATTTACAGGCATGGAAAATATTTATCTCTATGGTCAGATTTTAGGTCTTTCTAAAGAAAGAATTAATACTATTTTGCCTGATATATTAAATTTTGCAGATATCGGTGAATTTGTTTATCAACCTGTCAAAACTTATTCCAGTGGTATGATGGTTAGACTGGCTTTTGCCGTATCAGTATCACGTGAACCAGATATATTTATTATTGACGAAGCATTGTCCGTTGGAGATGCAGCCTTTAGTCGTAAATGTTTTGCGCGTATCGAGGAAATACGCGCAAAAGGAACAACAATTCTTTTTGTGTCACACGGTGATTCAGTTGTCGTCGAATTATGCGATCGCGCCATTGTTCTGGATAAGGGCGAATTAATTTATGATGGCCTTCCAAAAACTTCTGTAGCGCATTACACAAAACTTCTTTTTGCTCCAGAGGCAAAAAGACCTGAGATTCGACAAGCAGTCATAGAAGAGTGGAAAAATACTTCCCCAAATGTGGTAGATGCAAAGCCTGTTGAAGAAAAGAAAAAAGAATTGGATATTCTTCGTCCTTTTTTTGTTGAAGGATTAGTATCTCAAAGCCGATTAGAATATGAAAGTTTAGGGGCACTTATCGAGGATGCTCACATCAGAACACTCGATGGAAAACGTGTTAACGTTTTGGTGCCATCAGAATCATATCAATATTGTTATAAGGTTAGCTTTCAAAAACGCGCAACAAATGTGCGTTTTGGCATGCTCATTAAAACAATTTCTGGATATGCATTGGGAGGTGGTGTCTATCCCAATAACTTTGATTTTATAGATATTGTTGAAGAAAATGATGAATATTTTGTTGTTCATGATTTTCGGTGTTTGCTGAATCAAGGGATTTATTTTTTTAATGCAGGTGTAGAGGGGACTATTTTGGGTGAAAATAGTACAGTTTATTTACATCGAATAATTGATGCGATTATGTTCAAAGTACAGCCTCAAAAAGGACGTTTCGTAACGGCAATCGTTGATTTTGATATAAAGCCAATTGCCAAGAAAGTTGGAGTATCCTAA
- a CDS encoding NAD-dependent epimerase/dehydratase family protein: MNNMKGVSCVVLGANGFIGTNLMQKLISYGANVKGFGRSEPNIYLKNIPWVMGDFSNKDVLTSAIKGCEIVYHLVDGSIPSMLNTTNSNILMSSVCNTINLLEICKEAGVRKIIYVSSGGTVYGITNTFPILETNPTNPICSYGINKLTSEKYIQLYHHLYNLDYTIVRLSNPFGPHQNTLKPQGIIATLITNFLKNKVTEIWGDGEIIRDYIYITDVVEGLIRLVDCSGSTKIFNIGSEIGRSINQIIADLEKIVGQQKIKINYINSMRRVDVPINILSAELIKSQIDWNVKTDWHDALNLTINWMENNS; the protein is encoded by the coding sequence ATGAATAATATGAAAGGTGTATCTTGTGTTGTATTAGGTGCTAATGGATTTATTGGTACGAATCTTATGCAAAAATTAATATCTTATGGCGCAAATGTTAAAGGATTTGGAAGAAGTGAACCAAATATTTATTTAAAAAATATTCCTTGGGTTATGGGTGATTTTTCAAATAAAGACGTTTTGACATCTGCTATTAAAGGATGCGAAATTGTTTATCATCTCGTTGATGGCTCCATCCCTTCGATGTTAAATACAACTAACTCTAATATTCTGATGTCAAGTGTTTGCAATACAATAAACTTACTTGAAATATGTAAAGAAGCAGGGGTTCGTAAAATTATATATGTATCTTCTGGTGGAACTGTATATGGCATTACAAACACATTTCCAATTTTAGAGACGAATCCAACGAATCCAATTTGCTCATACGGTATAAATAAACTAACAAGCGAAAAATACATTCAGCTTTATCATCATCTTTATAATCTAGATTATACAATTGTAAGGCTTTCTAATCCTTTTGGGCCTCATCAAAACACACTAAAACCACAAGGGATTATTGCGACGCTTATTACTAATTTTTTAAAAAATAAAGTAACAGAAATTTGGGGAGATGGCGAAATCATTCGTGATTACATATATATCACTGATGTTGTTGAAGGTTTAATTAGATTAGTAGATTGCTCTGGATCAACCAAAATTTTTAATATAGGTTCTGAGATTGGCCGTAGCATTAACCAAATTATTGCTGATTTAGAAAAAATTGTCGGTCAACAAAAAATTAAAATTAATTACATAAATTCTATGCGACGTGTTGATGTACCTATTAATATCTTAAGTGCTGAACTTATTAAAAGTCAGATAGATTGGAATGTAAAAACAGATTGGCACGACGCTTTAAATTTAACAATTAATTGGATGGAAAATAATAGCTAA
- the rfbC gene encoding dTDP-4-dehydrorhamnose 3,5-epimerase, with translation MKTTFLNIPDVILFEPKVFSDERGFFFESFNHHAFQNIVGKPINFVQDNHSRSLKNVIRGLHYQLAPKAQGKLVRVISGEVFDVVVDIRKDSPTYGKWVGEILSAENKKQLWIPEGFAHAFLTLSESAEFLYKTTDFYSKEHERSIRWDDPDIGIEWPNMDNNDFVLSEKDMESEMFRDVGKNI, from the coding sequence ATGAAAACAACATTTTTAAATATTCCTGATGTGATTTTATTTGAACCAAAGGTATTTTCAGACGAAAGGGGCTTTTTCTTTGAAAGTTTTAATCATCATGCATTTCAAAATATTGTTGGAAAACCTATAAATTTTGTTCAAGATAATCATTCAAGATCCCTGAAAAATGTTATACGAGGCTTACATTACCAATTGGCACCAAAAGCACAAGGAAAGTTGGTTCGCGTCATTTCTGGTGAAGTTTTTGATGTTGTTGTTGATATTAGAAAAGATTCTCCTACTTATGGAAAATGGGTAGGTGAGATTCTTTCAGCTGAAAACAAAAAACAGCTTTGGATTCCAGAAGGATTTGCGCATGCATTTTTGACGTTATCCGAATCTGCAGAATTTTTATATAAAACAACAGACTTTTATTCCAAGGAACATGAAAGATCTATTCGTTGGGATGATCCTGACATTGGTATTGAATGGCCTAATATGGATAATAATGATTTTGTTTTATCTGAGAAGGACATGGAATCAGAAATGTTCCGTGATGTTGGAAAAAATATATAA
- a CDS encoding rhamnan synthesis F family protein: protein MENKKKRIIVVLGMHRSGTSALTRGLKVLGVDLGDNFWPATSDNEKGFWEVPDIVLFNESLLKKLNLTKNSNHYSSNIGFEGMKIRPINRSTFENKEFNSYLRSDVFLSERQIAIDILKDKLKDDVVFGFKDPRVSILLPFWQSVFEELNLDDSYIISVRNPLNIAESLLKRNNIPIDVSMLLWYKHILSSIVYTQDKKNVFVHYDDLLEDPKHQLDRISQFLLLPIPESSLDELEEYSHNFLTSSLRNHEYSADDLKNNINVPKLMTDLYLLLDNLSKDVLTTHCDAFKEQWKIVEGCNSEYMPLLTIIDRLEKDQYDLIHEKVSLGEERDILIQEKDKFIQERSILTQERDMLTQERDILAKERGSLIQEKDSLIQKRDDLTHEREILTQERGSLIQERDSLIQKRDDLTQERDNLTKERDDIIREREILTKKRDGLIQERNSLIQIRASLTQERDNLTQEKYGLIQEMDGFIQKRDILIQERNDLIHERDNLTQERNGFIQERNIIDKERSSFIQERDEFIQQRNDLTQVLNRIAQERDHLVQEKEKILQEKNNLSKYLDTLWDINQKTTNSLSWKVTRPFRFFKKFIIEPKKTTKSSFNNYILPLIRFCYYHLPMSYQNKIKIKNVVLKKAPFLFRQNHEAHALLPKLSTSQKEDTFIEDNEVSIKDALDNGLEINKNLLINFDSELYLALYPDLAIAKVDPVSHYINHGIKEGRIGGIPFKVRKEIDPKKETVLIVSHEASRTGAPVLAWNIAIELKNRFNIVILLLGPGNIQSYFEESSNVMYGPFNSDSKNYTHMSNIINKICKSYDIKFALVNSIESRCTLQPLDENNIPNVLMIHEFFSDLYYTAEDFLTGLVWSGSAVFSAELVRNSVKNALSSYQKDFINSTIILPQGKSKIPVSENNLTHNKLELSVLKKMIYKNKYFKPFIVLGGGTVQDRKGVDLFFETASEIKKLSDDNIVFLWFGHECGNEYYEYIKNMINKKLSDFCYLLDPIENFEDIYVIADLFFLSSRLDPMPNVVIDAMHNSIPIICFSGTSGIEEILNKNEHTKECVVPHLNVKESAIKILEIYKSKKKYKTLSKCTKELYSLHFDMKNYINQLINLAECDADMKKMEKKDLEILINTNDFKKDFYLSPFQEPETKSKEFCVRSYLIYSKKISSLGVRKVSLGFNDNLYIKLHTLSHPAANPLADYIQSGRPNGPWDEKIIDTSSNIELFNNQLKCALHIHVFYPELLEEIIKRLMMNDINCDLFISAPSNSIVTKINKSISFYNKGKIVVKSVPNKGRNFGPLFSAFSNDLSAYDIVGHFHTKKSTALLESSSDTHTQMMIENWRIFLLENLMGGLNCSAKHIMNAFDKDKNLGLVFPFDANRVGWTENKPFAEELAKSMKISDLPDEINSFPIGSMFWARPKALKPLFDLDLTWDDYPEEPLPYDGSMLHAIERILPIVANHQGYEYALVHTPGIIR, encoded by the coding sequence ATGGAAAATAAAAAAAAAAGAATTATTGTTGTTTTGGGCATGCACCGAAGTGGAACAAGTGCTCTCACCAGAGGATTAAAAGTCTTGGGCGTCGATTTAGGTGATAATTTTTGGCCAGCTACATCAGACAATGAGAAAGGTTTTTGGGAAGTACCAGATATTGTCTTATTTAATGAATCTCTTCTTAAAAAATTAAATCTAACAAAAAATTCTAATCATTATTCTTCTAATATAGGTTTTGAAGGGATGAAAATAAGACCTATTAATAGGTCTACTTTTGAAAATAAAGAGTTTAATTCTTATTTACGAAGTGATGTATTTTTATCGGAACGACAAATTGCCATTGATATATTAAAAGATAAATTAAAAGATGATGTAGTTTTTGGATTCAAAGATCCACGTGTAAGTATACTTTTGCCATTTTGGCAATCTGTATTTGAAGAATTAAATTTGGATGATTCTTATATTATTTCTGTTCGAAATCCTTTAAATATAGCAGAATCATTACTCAAAAGAAATAATATTCCTATAGATGTTAGTATGCTTCTTTGGTACAAACATATTCTTTCAAGTATTGTATATACTCAAGATAAAAAAAATGTTTTTGTACATTATGATGATCTGTTAGAAGATCCTAAACATCAATTAGATAGAATATCTCAATTTCTTCTTCTTCCTATACCAGAATCATCTTTGGATGAGCTTGAAGAATATTCACATAATTTTTTGACGTCTAGCCTAAGGAATCATGAATATAGTGCTGATGATTTAAAAAATAATATAAATGTTCCAAAATTGATGACAGATCTTTATCTTTTGCTAGATAATTTATCAAAAGATGTTTTGACCACTCATTGTGATGCATTTAAAGAACAATGGAAGATTGTCGAGGGATGTAATAGTGAGTATATGCCATTATTAACAATCATCGATCGCCTTGAAAAGGATCAATATGATCTTATTCATGAAAAAGTTAGTCTGGGAGAAGAAAGAGATATCCTTATTCAGGAAAAAGATAAGTTTATTCAAGAAAGAAGTATTCTTACCCAAGAAAGAGATATGCTTACTCAGGAAAGGGATATACTTGCTAAAGAACGTGGCAGTCTTATCCAAGAAAAAGATAGTCTTATTCAAAAAAGAGATGATCTTACTCACGAAAGGGAGATCCTTACCCAAGAACGGGGTAGTCTTATTCAAGAAAGAGATAGTCTTATTCAAAAAAGAGATGATCTTACCCAAGAAAGAGATAACCTTACCAAGGAAAGAGATGATATTATCCGAGAAAGAGAAATTCTTACTAAGAAAAGAGATGGTCTTATTCAAGAAAGAAATAGCCTTATCCAAATAAGAGCTAGCCTTACTCAAGAAAGAGATAATCTTACTCAGGAAAAGTATGGTCTTATTCAAGAAATGGATGGATTTATCCAAAAAAGAGATATTCTTATCCAGGAAAGAAACGATCTCATTCATGAAAGAGATAATCTTACTCAAGAACGGAATGGTTTTATTCAGGAACGAAACATTATTGATAAGGAAAGAAGTAGTTTTATCCAAGAAAGGGATGAATTTATTCAACAAAGAAATGATCTTACTCAAGTGCTGAATCGTATTGCTCAGGAAAGAGATCATCTTGTTCAAGAAAAAGAAAAGATTTTACAAGAAAAAAATAACTTAAGCAAATACTTAGATACATTGTGGGATATAAATCAAAAAACCACTAATTCACTTTCTTGGAAAGTAACTCGTCCTTTCAGATTTTTTAAAAAATTTATTATTGAACCTAAAAAAACGACGAAATCAAGTTTCAATAATTACATTCTTCCATTAATACGCTTCTGTTATTATCATCTCCCAATGTCGTATCAAAATAAAATTAAGATTAAAAATGTTGTTTTAAAAAAAGCGCCTTTTTTATTTAGGCAAAATCATGAAGCTCATGCATTATTACCAAAGCTTTCAACATCACAAAAAGAAGATACTTTTATTGAAGACAATGAAGTATCTATAAAAGACGCATTGGATAATGGGCTTGAAATAAACAAAAATCTTTTAATAAATTTTGATTCAGAACTATATTTAGCTTTATATCCTGATCTTGCAATAGCAAAAGTAGACCCTGTATCCCATTATATTAATCATGGCATTAAAGAAGGTAGAATAGGGGGGATACCCTTTAAGGTAAGGAAAGAAATAGATCCTAAAAAGGAAACTGTTTTAATTGTATCCCATGAAGCTTCACGTACTGGAGCACCAGTTCTTGCATGGAATATAGCTATCGAACTTAAAAATAGGTTCAATATTGTTATACTTTTGCTTGGTCCGGGAAATATACAATCATATTTTGAAGAATCCAGCAATGTAATGTATGGACCATTTAATTCAGATTCAAAAAATTATACACATATGAGTAATATAATTAATAAGATTTGCAAGTCTTATGATATAAAATTTGCACTTGTAAATAGCATTGAATCCAGATGTACTTTACAACCGTTAGATGAAAATAATATTCCAAATGTTTTGATGATTCACGAATTTTTTTCTGATCTTTATTATACAGCAGAAGATTTTTTAACTGGGTTAGTATGGTCAGGTTCCGCAGTTTTTTCAGCTGAACTTGTTAGAAATAGTGTTAAAAACGCACTTTCTTCTTATCAGAAGGATTTTATAAATTCCACTATTATCTTGCCTCAAGGTAAATCAAAGATTCCAGTTAGTGAAAATAATCTTACACATAATAAATTAGAATTATCTGTTCTAAAAAAAATGATTTATAAGAATAAATATTTTAAACCCTTTATTGTGTTAGGTGGAGGAACGGTACAGGATAGAAAAGGAGTTGATCTTTTTTTTGAAACCGCCTCTGAAATAAAGAAGTTATCTGATGACAATATAGTATTTTTATGGTTTGGGCATGAATGTGGAAATGAATATTATGAATATATTAAAAATATGATTAATAAAAAATTATCTGATTTTTGTTATTTACTTGATCCTATTGAAAATTTTGAAGATATTTATGTAATAGCTGACTTATTTTTTCTATCCTCTAGATTAGATCCTATGCCAAACGTTGTGATTGATGCTATGCATAATTCTATACCAATTATATGTTTTTCAGGAACCTCTGGCATAGAGGAGATTCTAAACAAAAATGAGCATACAAAAGAATGTGTTGTTCCCCATTTGAATGTAAAAGAATCTGCTATAAAAATTTTAGAAATATATAAATCAAAAAAGAAATATAAAACTCTTTCTAAGTGTACAAAAGAATTATACAGTCTACATTTCGATATGAAAAATTATATTAATCAGTTAATTAACTTAGCTGAATGTGACGCCGATATGAAGAAAATGGAAAAAAAAGATTTAGAGATATTGATAAATACTAATGATTTTAAAAAAGATTTTTATTTGTCTCCTTTTCAAGAACCAGAAACAAAAAGTAAAGAATTCTGCGTTAGATCATATCTTATCTATTCAAAAAAAATTTCAAGCCTCGGTGTTAGAAAAGTATCTTTAGGATTTAATGATAATTTGTATATAAAATTACATACCTTGTCTCATCCTGCAGCAAATCCCTTGGCAGATTATATTCAATCAGGGCGTCCCAATGGGCCATGGGATGAAAAAATAATTGATACATCTTCTAATATAGAGCTTTTTAATAATCAATTAAAATGTGCGTTGCATATTCACGTTTTTTATCCAGAGCTTTTAGAAGAGATCATTAAAAGACTTATGATGAATGATATAAACTGCGATCTCTTTATAAGTGCACCATCCAATTCAATTGTTACAAAAATAAACAAAAGCATTTCTTTTTATAACAAAGGAAAAATTGTAGTTAAAAGTGTCCCCAATAAAGGTAGAAATTTTGGGCCGCTCTTTTCTGCGTTTTCAAATGACTTGAGTGCTTATGATATTGTAGGCCATTTTCATACTAAGAAAAGCACCGCTCTTTTAGAAAGTTCATCAGATACTCACACACAAATGATGATAGAAAATTGGCGTATTTTTTTACTAGAAAATTTAATGGGTGGATTGAACTGTTCAGCAAAACATATTATGAATGCATTTGATAAAGATAAAAATTTAGGATTGGTTTTTCCTTTCGATGCTAATAGAGTTGGGTGGACTGAGAATAAACCATTTGCTGAAGAATTAGCCAAATCTATGAAAATATCTGATCTTCCAGATGAAATAAATTCTTTTCCTATTGGAAGTATGTTTTGGGCAAGACCAAAAGCGCTAAAACCATTATTTGATCTTGATTTAACATGGGATGATTATCCAGAAGAGCCATTACCTTATGATGGTAGTATGCTACATGCTATTGAACGTATTCTGCCTATTGTTGCGAACCATCAAGGCTATGAATATGCGCTTGTCCATACACCTGGTATAATTAGATAA
- a CDS encoding ABC transporter permease, whose product MRNFSTSPQYVFRSILSNKNLIISLTKREILGRYKGSIGGILWSLINPILMLGVYTFVFGFIFKARFASVDQSDVNFPIALFIGLIIFGIFSDCLSRAPTLIMANANYVKKVVFPLEILPVIILCSSLFHAMISFFVWLVFYFIVIGVPNYTVFIFPFMLLPIIAFSLGSMWLFSALGVYLRDISQIIGFAITALMFLSAIFYPISSLPDEYQLLMSFNPFAVIIDQSRSLLMFDQMPDTQIFSIIFAASFLYMCFGFFFFQKCRKGFADVI is encoded by the coding sequence ATGAGGAATTTTTCGACATCCCCTCAATATGTCTTTAGAAGCATTCTAAGCAATAAAAATTTAATTATTTCACTCACGAAAAGAGAAATCTTAGGGAGATATAAAGGATCCATTGGCGGCATTTTATGGTCATTGATTAATCCTATATTGATGCTTGGTGTTTATACGTTTGTTTTTGGTTTTATTTTTAAAGCAAGATTTGCTTCTGTAGATCAATCAGATGTTAATTTTCCTATCGCTTTATTTATTGGTTTGATTATTTTTGGTATTTTTTCTGATTGTTTATCTAGAGCACCCACTTTAATTATGGCAAATGCAAATTATGTAAAAAAAGTTGTATTTCCTTTAGAAATATTGCCTGTAATAATTCTATGTTCGTCATTATTTCATGCAATGATTAGTTTTTTTGTATGGTTGGTGTTTTATTTTATTGTCATCGGCGTGCCTAATTATACTGTTTTTATTTTCCCTTTTATGTTGTTGCCTATTATTGCTTTCTCTTTAGGATCTATGTGGTTGTTTTCGGCATTGGGTGTCTATCTTCGTGACATTAGTCAAATTATAGGCTTTGCAATAACAGCGCTTATGTTTTTATCAGCGATATTTTATCCTATTTCATCATTGCCTGATGAATATCAACTGCTTATGTCATTTAATCCTTTTGCAGTCATTATTGATCAGTCACGTTCTTTATTAATGTTTGATCAAATGCCAGATACGCAAATATTTTCAATTATTTTTGCTGCATCCTTTTTATATATGTGTTTTGGTTTTTTCTTTTTCCAAAAATGCCGAAAAGGATTTGCGGATGTTATTTAA
- the rfbA gene encoding glucose-1-phosphate thymidylyltransferase RfbA gives MTKRKGIILAGGSGTRLYPSTQVISKQLLPVFDKPMIYYPLTTLMFAGIRDILVISTPNDISSYEALLKDGSQWGINLSYAVQPTPSGLAQAFTIGESFLNNSPSALILGDNIFYGNDLSLLLNSADARDSGATVFVYHVNDPERYGVAEFNNAGQVISLEEKPKNPRSNYAVTGLYFYDKNVCDYAKSLKPSPRGELEITDLNKVYLNLGNLSIEKMGRGYAWLDTGTHESLLEAGQFVQTVEHRQKLKIACPEEIAFRKEWINAEQLEKLAKSLIKNGYGKYLLQVLKTPLDMAA, from the coding sequence TATCCGTCCACTCAGGTTATTTCAAAACAGCTTTTGCCAGTTTTTGATAAGCCAATGATTTACTATCCTTTGACAACGCTTATGTTTGCGGGTATTCGTGATATTTTGGTGATATCAACACCAAATGATATTTCTTCTTATGAAGCTTTATTAAAAGATGGTAGTCAATGGGGCATAAATTTATCTTATGCAGTCCAACCAACACCAAGTGGATTGGCACAGGCATTCACCATTGGTGAGAGCTTTCTTAATAATTCACCTTCAGCCCTTATTTTAGGGGATAATATATTTTATGGTAATGACCTTTCATTGCTTTTAAACTCTGCTGATGCGCGAGATTCTGGTGCGACAGTATTTGTTTATCATGTGAATGATCCTGAACGTTACGGCGTGGCAGAATTTAACAATGCGGGACAAGTGATAAGTCTTGAGGAAAAACCTAAGAATCCAAGATCGAATTATGCTGTCACTGGGTTGTATTTTTATGATAAAAATGTTTGTGATTATGCAAAATCTTTAAAACCCTCTCCGCGAGGTGAATTAGAAATTACTGATTTAAATAAGGTTTATTTAAATCTGGGTAATTTATCTATTGAAAAGATGGGTCGTGGTTATGCATGGCTCGATACAGGAACACATGAGAGTTTGCTAGAAGCAGGACAATTTGTTCAAACGGTAGAGCATCGACAAAAATTAAAAATTGCGTGTCCAGAGGAAATTGCGTTTCGAAAAGAATGGATCAATGCGGAGCAATTAGAAAAACTTGCAAAATCATTGATTAAAAATGGGTATGGGAAATATTTACTTCAAGTTCTTAAAACCCCTTTGGATATGGCAGCATGA
- the cysD gene encoding sulfate adenylyltransferase subunit CysD — translation MMIQETKQTHLTHLENEAIQIMREVVAEANNPVMLYSIGKDSAVMLHLAMKAFYPGKPPFPLLHVDTKWKFREMITFRDRKVAELGLNLITHTNPDGIKDNINPFIHGSGIHTDIMKTAALKQALDKYEFDAAFGGARRDEEKSRAKERVFSFRSDQHRWDPKGQRPELWNLYNTRKNKGESFRVFPLSNWTELDIWQYIYKEGIEIVPLYFAAPRPVVERNGGLIMVDDERMKLHQDEKPQLRQVRFRTLGCYPLTAAIESDADTLPKIIQEMLLTTTSERQGRMIDHDSAASMEKKKQEGYF, via the coding sequence ATGATGATACAAGAAACAAAACAAACGCATTTAACGCATCTTGAGAATGAAGCCATCCAAATTATGCGCGAGGTTGTTGCTGAAGCGAACAATCCAGTTATGTTATATTCTATTGGTAAAGATAGTGCCGTTATGCTTCATCTGGCGATGAAAGCTTTTTATCCTGGCAAACCGCCTTTTCCGTTATTACATGTCGATACGAAATGGAAGTTTCGCGAAATGATTACATTTCGGGATCGTAAAGTAGCTGAATTAGGTTTAAATCTCATTACACATACCAATCCAGATGGTATAAAAGATAACATTAATCCTTTTATCCATGGGTCTGGCATTCATACAGATATTATGAAAACAGCTGCACTCAAACAGGCATTAGATAAATACGAATTTGATGCAGCTTTTGGCGGCGCACGACGTGATGAAGAAAAATCACGCGCAAAAGAACGTGTTTTCTCATTCCGAAGCGATCAACATCGCTGGGACCCTAAAGGACAGCGTCCCGAATTATGGAATCTATATAATACACGTAAAAACAAAGGCGAAAGTTTTCGTGTTTTTCCTCTGTCAAATTGGACAGAATTAGATATCTGGCAATATATTTATAAAGAAGGTATTGAAATCGTTCCTTTGTATTTTGCCGCCCCAAGGCCTGTTGTTGAACGAAATGGTGGGTTGATTATGGTAGATGATGAACGTATGAAGCTTCACCAGGATGAAAAACCTCAATTACGCCAAGTACGTTTTAGAACATTAGGATGCTATCCTCTAACAGCCGCCATCGAATCTGATGCTGATACATTACCTAAAATAATTCAGGAAATGCTTTTGACAACCACATCCGAAAGACAGGGGCGAATGATTGATCATGACAGTGCCGCCTCTATGGAAAAGAAAAAGCAAGAAGGATATTTCTAA